The following are from one region of the Streptomyces tuirus genome:
- a CDS encoding DEAD/DEAH box helicase, which translates to MTLPVALSGKDVIGQAKTGTGKTLGFGLPLLERVTVPADVEAGRAEPEALTEAPQALVVVPTRELCTQVTNDLLTAGKVRNVRVLAIYGGRAYEPQVEALKKGVDVVVGTPGRLLDLAGQKKLNLKHVKSLVLDEADEMLDLGFLPDVEKIINMLPVRRQTMLFSATMPGAVIGLARRYMSQPTHISATSPDDAGATVANTKQYVYRAHNMDKPEMVARILQAEGRGLAMVFCRTKRTAADLADQLKQRGFASGAVHGDLGQGAREQALRAFRNGKVDVLVCTDVAARGIDVEGVTHVINYQSPEEEKTYLHRIGRTGRAGAKGTAITLVDWDDIPRWQLINKALELDFNDPPETYSTSPHLYSDLGIPEGTKGVLPRSERTRAGLDAEQLEDLGEPGGRGPRGRGGRGGRGDRDESRSADREPSSRTPRRRRRTRGGATVDGAPESTGSTAPGTTATGGAAEADAVTGPRTPRRRRRTRGGAQSEQAQVAAVESPASEQAETAVATAEGTAAEAAEAASKPRRRRTRRSSETPAVATEAAVTPAEQTEASAVTPSAVEPAIVAEAPAAAETALPEAAATPRRRTRKAAASTAEAAVDTAEGTVASSPEPAETKPRRTRKTAAKAETGVDTAEATEAKPRRARKAAVAVEDTAAEPAETAEAKPRRTRKATAAAETALDTAEATEAKPRRRTRKAVESTDATGTATAAPDAEAVEAKPRRTRKAAAPAEAAVDTAEGTEAKPRRRTRKAAEAAEAAEAAVAVAEIPAQTVHEPEAAEAKPRRTRKTAAAAPDAEAAEAKPRRTRKTAAAAAEAVVDTAEGTEAKPRRRTRKAAEPTEIPAQADQEPEAAAKPRRTRKATTAATAATAAASEDAAEAKPKARRTRKAAATAEPTEG; encoded by the coding sequence ATGACGCTCCCCGTGGCCCTGTCGGGCAAGGACGTCATCGGCCAGGCCAAGACCGGCACCGGCAAGACGCTGGGCTTCGGTCTCCCGCTCCTCGAGCGCGTCACCGTCCCCGCCGACGTCGAGGCCGGGCGCGCCGAGCCCGAGGCTCTCACCGAGGCCCCGCAGGCGCTCGTCGTCGTCCCCACGCGCGAGCTGTGCACGCAGGTCACCAACGACCTGCTGACCGCGGGCAAGGTGCGCAACGTCCGCGTCCTCGCCATCTACGGCGGCCGGGCCTACGAGCCCCAGGTCGAGGCCCTCAAGAAGGGCGTCGACGTGGTCGTCGGCACCCCGGGCCGGCTGCTGGACCTCGCCGGGCAGAAGAAGCTGAACCTGAAGCACGTCAAGTCCCTCGTCCTCGACGAGGCCGACGAGATGCTCGACCTGGGCTTCCTGCCCGACGTCGAGAAGATCATCAACATGCTGCCGGTGCGGCGTCAGACCATGCTGTTCTCGGCGACCATGCCGGGCGCGGTCATCGGCCTCGCCCGCCGCTACATGTCGCAGCCCACGCACATCAGTGCCACGTCGCCGGACGACGCGGGCGCGACGGTCGCGAACACCAAGCAGTACGTCTACCGCGCGCACAACATGGACAAGCCCGAGATGGTCGCGCGCATCCTCCAGGCCGAGGGCCGGGGGCTGGCCATGGTCTTCTGCCGTACCAAGCGCACGGCGGCCGATCTCGCGGACCAGCTGAAGCAGCGCGGTTTCGCCTCCGGCGCGGTCCACGGCGACCTCGGCCAGGGCGCCCGTGAGCAGGCGCTGCGGGCCTTCCGCAACGGCAAGGTCGACGTGCTCGTCTGCACCGACGTCGCCGCACGCGGCATCGACGTCGAGGGCGTGACGCACGTCATCAACTACCAGTCGCCCGAAGAGGAGAAGACGTACCTGCACCGCATCGGCCGTACGGGCCGCGCGGGCGCGAAGGGTACGGCGATCACGCTGGTCGACTGGGACGACATCCCGCGCTGGCAGCTGATCAACAAGGCGCTGGAGCTGGACTTCAACGACCCGCCGGAGACGTACTCCACCTCCCCGCACCTCTACTCCGACCTCGGCATCCCCGAGGGCACGAAGGGCGTCCTGCCGCGCTCGGAGCGCACGCGCGCCGGGCTGGACGCGGAGCAGCTGGAGGACCTGGGCGAGCCGGGCGGCCGCGGGCCGCGCGGGCGCGGCGGCCGGGGTGGCCGCGGCGACCGGGACGAGTCCCGTTCGGCCGACCGCGAGCCGTCGTCGCGTACGCCGCGTCGTCGCCGCCGCACCCGTGGCGGGGCCACGGTGGACGGTGCGCCGGAGTCCACCGGCAGCACCGCGCCGGGCACCACGGCCACCGGCGGTGCCGCCGAGGCCGACGCCGTGACCGGTCCGCGCACTCCGCGTCGCCGTCGCCGCACCCGCGGTGGGGCGCAGTCCGAGCAGGCTCAGGTCGCGGCGGTCGAGTCCCCCGCCTCCGAGCAGGCGGAGACCGCTGTCGCCACGGCGGAGGGCACGGCCGCGGAAGCCGCCGAGGCGGCCTCGAAGCCGCGCCGGCGCCGCACCCGCCGGTCGTCGGAGACGCCGGCGGTGGCGACCGAGGCCGCGGTGACGCCTGCGGAGCAGACCGAGGCGTCAGCGGTGACGCCGTCGGCCGTGGAGCCGGCGATCGTCGCCGAAGCCCCGGCCGCCGCGGAGACGGCACTGCCCGAGGCAGCCGCCACGCCGCGCCGCCGCACCCGCAAGGCCGCCGCGTCCACGGCCGAGGCGGCTGTCGACACAGCCGAGGGGACCGTCGCGTCCTCGCCGGAGCCGGCGGAGACGAAGCCGCGTCGCACCCGCAAGACGGCCGCGAAGGCCGAGACGGGCGTCGACACGGCGGAGGCGACCGAGGCCAAGCCGCGCCGCGCCCGCAAGGCCGCGGTCGCGGTGGAGGACACCGCCGCCGAGCCGGCCGAGACGGCCGAGGCGAAGCCCCGGCGTACGCGCAAGGCGACGGCGGCGGCCGAGACCGCACTCGACACGGCGGAGGCCACCGAGGCCAAGCCGCGCCGCCGCACCCGCAAGGCCGTCGAGAGCACCGACGCCACGGGCACGGCCACCGCCGCCCCGGACGCGGAGGCCGTGGAGGCCAAGCCGCGCCGGACGCGCAAGGCCGCCGCCCCGGCGGAGGCCGCCGTCGACACGGCCGAGGGCACGGAGGCCAAGCCGCGCCGCCGCACCCGCAAGGCCGCCGAGGCCGCCGAGGCCGCCGAGGCCGCTGTGGCAGTCGCCGAGATCCCGGCCCAGACGGTTCATGAGCCGGAGGCCGCCGAGGCCAAGCCGCGGCGGACGCGCAAGACGGCCGCCGCCGCCCCGGACGCGGAGGCCGCCGAGGCCAAGCCGCGCCGGACGCGCAAGACCGCCGCTGCGGCGGCGGAGGCCGTCGTCGACACGGCCGAGGGCACGGAGGCCAAGCCGCGCCGCCGCACCCGCAAGGCCGCCGAGCCCACCGAGATCCCCGCACAGGCGGATCAGGAGCCGGAGGCCGCCGCCAAGCCGCGTCGCACGCGCAAGGCGACCACGGCTGCTACGGCAGCCACGGCTGCCGCTTCGGAGGACGCGGCGGAGGCGAAGCCCAAGGCTCGGCGCACCCGCAAGGCCGCCGCCACCGCGGAGCCCACGGAGGGCTGA
- a CDS encoding ferritin-like fold-containing protein encodes MTSSDKPENASDTAAAEPTSVAARDWATASADPQYRAAVVDLLGALAYGELAAFERLAEDAKLAPTLADKAELAKMASAEFHHFERLRDRLAEIGEEPTRAMEPFVAAYDGFHKQTAPSDWLEGLVKAYVGDSIASDFYREVAARLDSDSRDLVLAVLDDTGHGGFAVEKVRAAIEADPRVGGRLALWARRLMGEALSQSQRVVADRDALSTMLVGGVADGFDLAEVGKMFSRITEAHTKRMAALGLAA; translated from the coding sequence ATGACGAGCTCTGACAAGCCTGAGAACGCCTCGGACACCGCCGCCGCCGAACCCACCTCAGTCGCCGCCCGGGACTGGGCGACGGCCTCCGCCGACCCGCAGTACCGCGCCGCTGTCGTGGACCTGCTCGGTGCGCTCGCCTACGGGGAGCTGGCGGCGTTCGAGCGGCTCGCGGAGGACGCCAAGCTGGCGCCGACGCTGGCGGACAAGGCGGAGCTGGCGAAGATGGCGTCGGCGGAGTTCCACCACTTCGAGAGGCTGCGCGACCGGCTCGCCGAGATCGGTGAGGAGCCGACGCGGGCGATGGAGCCGTTCGTCGCCGCGTACGACGGGTTCCACAAGCAGACGGCCCCCTCGGACTGGCTGGAGGGACTGGTCAAGGCCTACGTCGGCGACTCCATCGCCAGCGACTTCTACCGCGAGGTCGCCGCCCGGCTGGACTCCGACTCCCGCGATCTGGTGCTGGCCGTGCTCGACGACACGGGGCACGGCGGCTTCGCCGTGGAGAAGGTACGGGCCGCGATCGAGGCCGATCCGCGCGTCGGCGGGCGGCTCGCGCTGTGGGCGCGGCGGCTGATGGGCGAGGCCCTGTCGCAGTCCCAGCGGGTGGTCGCCGACCGGGACGCGCTGTCGACCATGCTGGTGGGCGGTGTCGCGGACGGCTTCGATCTCGCCGAGGTCGGCAAGATGTTCTCGCGGATCACCGAGGCCCACACCAAGCGGATGGCCGCACTGGGGCTGGCCGCCTAG
- a CDS encoding DUF3107 domain-containing protein: MEVKIGVQHAPREIVLESGQTAEEVERVVAEALAGKSQLLSLVDEHGRKLLVPADRLAYVEIGEPAPRKVGFGAL, from the coding sequence GTGGAGGTCAAGATCGGCGTGCAGCACGCGCCCCGCGAGATCGTTCTGGAGAGCGGTCAGACTGCCGAGGAGGTCGAGCGCGTGGTCGCCGAGGCGCTGGCTGGTAAGTCTCAGCTGCTGAGCCTCGTGGACGAGCACGGCCGCAAGCTCCTCGTCCCGGCCGACCGTCTCGCGTACGTCGAGATCGGTGAGCCGGCCCCGCGCAAGGTGGGCTTCGGCGCGCTGTAG
- a CDS encoding TetR/AcrR family transcriptional regulator, giving the protein MTAIEQTEAVRPRGTRLPRRARRNQLLGAAQEVFVAQGYHAAAMDDIAERAGVSKPVLYQHFPGKLDLYLALLDQHCESLIQSVRNALASTTDNKQRVRATMDAYFAYVEDDGGAFRLVFESDLTNEPAVRERVDKVTNECAEAICDVIAEDTGLSRAESMLLASGMGGLAQVVARSWLHSDRSVPRDQAVQLLTSLAWRGIAGFPLHGMDQPNH; this is encoded by the coding sequence GTGACAGCCATCGAGCAGACAGAGGCGGTTCGCCCGCGGGGCACACGCCTGCCGCGCCGTGCCCGACGCAACCAGCTCCTGGGTGCCGCCCAGGAGGTCTTCGTGGCCCAGGGCTACCACGCGGCAGCGATGGACGACATCGCGGAGCGCGCGGGCGTCAGCAAGCCGGTGCTCTACCAGCACTTCCCGGGCAAGCTCGACCTCTATCTCGCGCTGCTGGACCAGCACTGCGAGTCGCTCATCCAGTCCGTACGGAACGCGCTCGCGTCGACGACCGACAACAAGCAGCGCGTCCGGGCGACGATGGACGCCTACTTCGCCTACGTCGAGGACGACGGCGGCGCGTTCCGCCTCGTCTTCGAGTCGGACCTGACGAACGAGCCCGCCGTGCGCGAGCGCGTCGACAAGGTCACGAACGAGTGCGCGGAGGCGATCTGCGACGTCATCGCCGAGGACACCGGCCTGTCGCGCGCGGAGTCGATGCTGCTCGCTTCGGGCATGGGCGGCCTCGCCCAGGTGGTGGCGCGGTCCTGGCTGCACAGCGACCGCAGCGTGCCGCGCGACCAGGCCGTGCAGCTGCTGACCTCGCTGGCGTGGCGCGGCATCGCGGGCTTCCCGCTGCACGGCATGGACCAGCCGAACCACTGA
- a CDS encoding alpha/beta fold hydrolase: MSSTELPFVPPANVLPKVGTVRVAEGERLRSVELPGVTLTVRSRPPAREGLPPALYVHGLGGSSQNWSALMALLDGDVDGEALDLPGFGDSPPPDDGNYSVTGHARAVIRFLDASGRGPVHLFGNSLGGAVTTRVAAVRPDLVRTLTLVSPALPEIRVQRAAVPTGLLAVPGVALLFTRLTREWTAEQRVRGVMALCYGDPGRVTPEGFRNAVQEMERRLRLPYFWDAMARSARGIVNAYTLGGQQGLWRQAERVLAPTLLVYGGRDQLVGFRMAQKAARAFRDSRLVTLPDAGHVAMMEYPETVAMAFRELLEDAGELGAQRAKRADRARAGGDAFDEEGTDESMGG, encoded by the coding sequence ATGTCTTCGACCGAGCTGCCGTTCGTGCCGCCCGCCAATGTGCTGCCGAAGGTGGGGACCGTCCGGGTCGCGGAGGGCGAGCGCCTGCGGTCGGTCGAACTGCCCGGGGTCACCCTGACGGTCCGGTCGAGACCACCCGCGCGCGAGGGGCTGCCGCCCGCGCTGTACGTGCACGGGCTCGGCGGTTCCTCGCAGAACTGGTCGGCACTGATGGCGCTGCTGGACGGTGACGTCGACGGTGAGGCCCTCGACCTGCCGGGCTTCGGCGACTCCCCGCCACCGGACGACGGCAACTACTCCGTCACGGGGCACGCGCGCGCGGTGATCCGTTTCCTCGACGCCTCCGGCCGTGGTCCCGTGCACCTGTTCGGGAACTCCCTCGGTGGCGCCGTCACCACCCGTGTCGCCGCGGTTCGGCCCGATCTGGTCCGTACGCTCACGCTTGTGTCGCCCGCTCTGCCGGAAATCCGAGTGCAGCGCGCCGCCGTGCCCACGGGGCTGCTGGCGGTGCCGGGTGTCGCCCTGCTCTTCACGCGGCTCACCCGGGAGTGGACGGCGGAGCAGCGGGTCCGCGGCGTGATGGCGCTCTGTTACGGGGATCCCGGGCGGGTGACGCCGGAAGGATTCCGCAACGCCGTGCAGGAGATGGAGCGGCGGCTGCGGCTGCCGTACTTCTGGGACGCGATGGCGCGCTCCGCGCGCGGGATCGTCAACGCCTACACGCTGGGCGGCCAGCAGGGGCTGTGGCGTCAGGCCGAACGGGTTCTGGCGCCGACCCTCCTCGTCTACGGAGGCCGTGACCAGCTCGTCGGCTTCCGTATGGCCCAGAAGGCGGCCCGGGCCTTCCGTGACTCCCGGCTGGTGACGTTGCCCGATGCGGGTCACGTGGCGATGATGGAGTACCCGGAGACCGTGGCCATGGCGTTTCGCGAACTCCTCGAAGATGCGGGAGAGTTGGGCGCGCAGCGAGCGAAGCGGGCCGACCGGGCGAGAGCCGGGGGCGACGCCTTCGACGAAGAAGGCACCGACGAGAGCATGGGGGGCTGA
- a CDS encoding DUF3152 domain-containing protein, with the protein MGRHSRRGPVAKGDSADTAAVRAGRTGAAQGQRPGQGQGQPPEARREARTAPPGAPQGGWPPPGERRVPGPRPASMDGSLPHGTPPHGMPRLPDGWHPDGTPAQGVPRLPDGTPARGGPRLPDGTPAPGVPRMADGTPAWGVPRFPDGTPARGVPRPADGSPQRGVPRFPDGTPAQGVPRLPDGTPAHGTPRVPGGTPPHGVPRLPDGTPAHGFPHARGAHPEQREAGGGWGELRGSGGGPAGVGVPIPRQRRASVPGPRQDYLDAFHEEDDVFAPRTPASAHAADAYASVADWTVGTPADSGSGGHDEAGPTGTPVPGRGGKGRAFTGIAAAAVTTVLAVIVAGQVADDPGGAGVQSQSAPDRARDLPGGASRADGRAPAPEVKPLTYDEKMGRIYPLGAELTGSGKFDAVPGIAKAPGAGQKFTYRVDVEQGLGLDGALFAEAVQKTLNDQRSWAHNGARTFERIHSGEPDFVITLASPGTTADWCAKSGLDTTEDNVSCDSAATERVMINAYRWAQGSETYDDAEIHAYRQMLINHEVGHRLGYGHVTCDKDGDLAPVMQQQTKFLDHDGIHCRANAWPYPGS; encoded by the coding sequence GTGGGACGCCACAGCCGCCGCGGGCCGGTCGCCAAGGGCGACAGCGCGGACACAGCAGCAGTACGGGCCGGCCGGACCGGTGCCGCGCAGGGGCAGAGGCCGGGCCAGGGCCAGGGCCAGCCACCCGAGGCCCGCCGGGAAGCCCGGACCGCACCACCGGGCGCGCCGCAGGGTGGCTGGCCGCCGCCAGGAGAGCGCCGCGTGCCGGGGCCGCGGCCCGCATCCATGGACGGCAGCCTGCCGCACGGCACGCCGCCGCACGGCATGCCGCGCCTGCCCGACGGCTGGCACCCTGACGGCACACCGGCGCAGGGCGTTCCGCGCCTGCCCGACGGGACTCCGGCACGCGGTGGGCCGAGGCTGCCTGACGGGACTCCGGCGCCGGGCGTTCCCCGGATGGCCGACGGGACTCCGGCGTGGGGCGTTCCGCGGTTCCCGGACGGAACTCCGGCACGGGGCGTTCCGAGGCCGGCCGACGGAAGTCCGCAACGCGGCGTTCCGCGCTTCCCGGACGGGACTCCCGCGCAGGGCGTTCCCCGGCTGCCGGACGGTACCCCCGCGCACGGCACGCCCCGGGTTCCCGGGGGCACGCCGCCGCACGGTGTGCCGAGGCTGCCCGACGGGACTCCCGCGCACGGCTTTCCGCACGCGCGTGGCGCCCATCCCGAGCAGCGGGAAGCCGGGGGCGGCTGGGGTGAGTTGAGGGGGAGTGGCGGGGGGCCCGCCGGTGTCGGTGTTCCCATACCGCGGCAGCGCCGGGCCTCCGTGCCCGGGCCGCGGCAGGACTACCTCGACGCCTTCCACGAGGAGGACGACGTCTTCGCGCCCCGTACGCCCGCCTCCGCGCACGCCGCGGACGCCTACGCCTCCGTCGCGGACTGGACCGTCGGCACCCCGGCCGACTCCGGGTCCGGCGGCCACGACGAGGCGGGGCCCACCGGTACGCCCGTTCCGGGCAGGGGCGGCAAGGGCCGCGCCTTCACCGGTATCGCGGCCGCGGCCGTCACCACCGTGCTGGCCGTCATCGTCGCCGGCCAGGTCGCCGACGACCCCGGCGGCGCCGGCGTGCAGTCCCAGTCCGCCCCCGACCGGGCCCGTGACCTCCCGGGCGGTGCGTCCCGCGCGGACGGCCGGGCGCCCGCTCCCGAGGTCAAGCCCCTGACGTACGACGAGAAGATGGGCCGGATCTACCCGCTCGGAGCCGAACTCACGGGATCCGGGAAGTTCGACGCCGTTCCCGGCATCGCCAAGGCACCGGGCGCCGGGCAGAAGTTCACCTACCGCGTGGACGTGGAGCAGGGGCTCGGGCTGGACGGCGCGCTGTTCGCCGAGGCCGTGCAGAAGACGCTCAACGACCAGCGCAGCTGGGCCCACAACGGCGCGCGCACCTTCGAGCGCATCCACTCCGGCGAGCCCGACTTCGTGATCACGCTCGCCAGCCCCGGCACGACCGCCGACTGGTGCGCCAAGTCGGGCCTGGACACCACCGAGGACAACGTCTCGTGCGACTCGGCCGCGACCGAGCGCGTGATGATCAACGCCTACCGGTGGGCGCAGGGCTCGGAGACCTACGACGACGCCGAGATCCACGCCTACCGGCAGATGCTGATCAACCACGAGGTCGGCCACCGCCTCGGCTACGGCCACGTCACCTGCGACAAGGACGGCGACCTCGCACCGGTCATGCAGCAGCAGACCAAGTTCCTCGACCACGACGGCATCCACTGCCGCGCCAACGCCTGGCCCTACCCCGGGAGTTGA
- a CDS encoding Ms4533A family Cys-rich leader peptide → MSSRHVSVRAAIELALIGVTPLCVADIHCC, encoded by the coding sequence ATGTCGTCCCGTCACGTCTCCGTTCGCGCCGCCATCGAGCTGGCGCTCATCGGCGTGACCCCGCTCTGCGTGGCCGACATTCACTGTTGCTGA
- a CDS encoding DUF3492 domain-containing protein produces MRIGLLTEGGYPYVSGDARLWCDRLVHGLAQHEFDVYALSRSEHQEDEGWIPLPPNVRRVRTAPLWMAEDDEVVLGRRARRRFTEHFGELAAVLCGVPVGASGAVRSLSEGAPASEADRFANALYGLAELARDEGGLAGALRSEAAVRTLERACRAPGAHRAAREARVPDLLAVAAHLERALRPLSLDWYEDDGLGAVDLCHAASGGTAVLPGLLARHFTGVPLMVTEYGVRLRTHYLTTPDAPPAVRSLLAAFQGRLAAEAYGRAEVVTAGNTHTRRWQERCGADREKLRTVYPGMDARPFADVGESPDCADPGTLVWVGRVEPAKDLVSLLHAFAEVRKQQPKTRLRIVGAPGGPEGAAYLGHCRTLAAQLFPDEAAGPHAAGDNPVSFEEIGGPDLPVAADAYASGAVTVLSSVVEGFPVGLAEAMLCGRATVSTDVGAVVEVIGGTGLVVPARNPRALAEACVALLRDPERRARLGAAARARALELFTVEQNIEAFHGIYLEIVSRAPVRRVVLDGAGEPLPFSVPAEAHVPVGWTAASPRLAARGGPGWATGRPVRATTPVPAPEGAR; encoded by the coding sequence GTGCGCATCGGACTGCTTACGGAAGGTGGCTATCCGTATGTGAGCGGTGACGCCAGGCTCTGGTGCGACCGGCTGGTACACGGACTCGCCCAGCACGAGTTCGACGTCTACGCGCTCAGCCGCAGCGAGCACCAGGAGGACGAGGGCTGGATCCCGCTGCCACCGAACGTCCGCCGGGTGCGCACCGCCCCGCTGTGGATGGCCGAGGACGACGAGGTGGTGCTCGGGCGCCGCGCACGCCGGCGGTTCACCGAGCACTTCGGGGAACTGGCCGCCGTGCTGTGCGGGGTCCCCGTGGGTGCCTCGGGAGCGGTCAGGAGCCTCTCCGAGGGTGCGCCGGCCTCTGAGGCGGACCGTTTCGCCAACGCCCTGTACGGGCTCGCCGAACTCGCCCGCGACGAGGGCGGGCTGGCGGGCGCCCTTCGCTCGGAGGCCGCCGTGCGCACCCTCGAACGCGCCTGTCGCGCGCCCGGCGCCCACCGCGCCGCGCGCGAGGCGCGCGTCCCGGATCTGCTCGCCGTCGCCGCCCATCTGGAACGCGCCCTGCGCCCCCTCTCCCTCGACTGGTACGAGGACGACGGACTCGGCGCGGTCGACCTCTGCCACGCCGCGTCCGGCGGCACGGCCGTCCTGCCCGGACTGCTGGCCCGGCACTTCACCGGCGTGCCCCTGATGGTCACCGAGTACGGCGTGCGCCTGCGGACGCACTACCTCACCACCCCGGACGCCCCACCCGCCGTACGGTCGCTGCTGGCCGCCTTCCAGGGGCGGCTCGCGGCCGAGGCCTACGGGCGGGCCGAGGTCGTCACCGCCGGCAACACCCACACCCGCCGCTGGCAGGAGCGCTGCGGCGCCGACCGCGAGAAGCTCCGCACGGTCTACCCCGGTATGGACGCACGGCCCTTCGCGGACGTGGGCGAATCCCCGGACTGCGCCGATCCGGGCACGCTCGTCTGGGTCGGCCGCGTCGAGCCAGCCAAGGATCTGGTCTCGCTCCTGCACGCCTTCGCGGAGGTCCGCAAGCAGCAGCCGAAGACCCGCCTGCGCATCGTCGGCGCTCCCGGCGGCCCCGAGGGCGCGGCCTACCTCGGGCACTGCAGGACACTGGCCGCCCAGCTCTTCCCCGACGAGGCCGCGGGCCCGCACGCCGCCGGCGACAACCCGGTGTCCTTCGAGGAGATCGGCGGCCCCGACCTCCCGGTCGCCGCCGACGCCTACGCCTCCGGTGCCGTGACCGTCCTCTCCAGCGTCGTCGAGGGCTTCCCTGTCGGCCTCGCCGAGGCCATGCTCTGCGGGCGCGCCACGGTGTCGACGGACGTCGGCGCGGTCGTGGAGGTCATCGGCGGCACCGGGCTCGTCGTGCCGGCGCGCAATCCGCGGGCGCTCGCCGAGGCGTGCGTGGCGCTGCTGCGTGACCCCGAGCGCCGTGCGCGCCTTGGGGCCGCCGCCCGCGCCCGTGCCCTCGAACTGTTCACGGTCGAGCAGAACATCGAGGCATTTCACGGCATTTACCTGGAGATCGTCTCGCGTGCGCCCGTCCGCCGGGTCGTTCTCGACGGAGCGGGGGAGCCGTTGCCGTTCTCGGTTCCCGCTGAGGCGCACGTGCCGGTCGGCTGGACCGCTGCCTCACCCCGCCTCGCCGCCCGCGGCGGCCCCGGCTGGGCGACGGGCAGGCCCGTACGCGCCACCACTCCCGTCCCGGCCCCGGAGGGAGCACGATGA
- a CDS encoding NAD-dependent epimerase/dehydratase family protein, with translation MRVLLIGANGYIGRFVADRLLADPAVQLTALGRGDDADVRFDLASGSPGALTRFLDAVHPGVVVNCAGATRGGARELTRHNTVAVATVCEALRRSGCGARLVQIGCSAEYGPSQPGSSTAEDAVPRPGGPYGVSKLAATELVLGSGLDAVVLRVFSPAGPGTPAGSPLGRLAEAMRRAMQSGDGELKLGGLGAQRDFVDVRDVARAVHAASLSAAQGVINIGSGRAVRLRDAAAVLARVAGYGGALHELDGPPGALRTAIGHPRPDPDHAPPVAYPYPDGCGSWQQADVRTARDRLGWRPRIGLEESLADIWMEAACRI, from the coding sequence ATGAGAGTCCTGCTGATCGGAGCCAACGGCTACATCGGGCGCTTCGTCGCCGACCGCCTGCTCGCCGACCCGGCCGTGCAGCTCACCGCCCTCGGCCGCGGTGACGACGCCGACGTCCGCTTCGACCTCGCCTCCGGCAGCCCCGGCGCCCTCACCCGCTTCCTCGACGCGGTCCACCCGGGCGTCGTCGTCAACTGCGCCGGCGCCACCCGAGGCGGGGCCCGCGAGCTCACCCGCCACAACACCGTCGCCGTCGCCACCGTCTGCGAGGCCCTGCGCCGCAGCGGCTGCGGCGCCCGGCTGGTCCAGATCGGCTGCAGCGCGGAGTACGGCCCGAGCCAGCCCGGCTCCTCCACCGCCGAGGACGCCGTACCCCGGCCCGGCGGCCCGTACGGCGTCAGCAAACTCGCCGCCACCGAACTGGTCCTCGGCTCCGGCCTGGACGCCGTCGTCCTGCGGGTCTTCTCACCGGCCGGACCCGGCACCCCCGCCGGCTCCCCGCTGGGCCGCCTCGCCGAGGCCATGCGCCGGGCCATGCAGTCCGGGGACGGCGAGCTGAAACTCGGCGGCCTCGGCGCACAGCGCGACTTCGTCGACGTCCGCGACGTGGCCCGCGCCGTCCACGCCGCCTCGCTCTCCGCCGCACAGGGCGTCATCAACATCGGCTCCGGCCGCGCCGTGCGCCTGCGCGACGCCGCCGCCGTCCTCGCCCGCGTCGCCGGATACGGCGGCGCCCTCCACGAACTCGACGGACCGCCCGGTGCCCTGCGCACGGCCATCGGCCACCCCCGCCCCGACCCGGACCACGCCCCTCCCGTTGCGTACCCGTACCCCGACGGCTGTGGCAGCTGGCAGCAGGCCGACGTGCGCACCGCGCGCGACCGGCTCGGCTGGCGTCCCCGGATCGGCCTGGAGGAGTCCCTCGCCGACATCTGGATGGAGGCGGCATGCCGCATCTGA